A window from Telopea speciosissima isolate NSW1024214 ecotype Mountain lineage chromosome 8, Tspe_v1, whole genome shotgun sequence encodes these proteins:
- the LOC122671899 gene encoding protein transport protein SEC13 homolog A-like produces the protein MPPQKIETGHQDTIHDVAMDYYGKRLASASSDTTIKITGVSSNSTSQHLATLSGHQGPVWQVAWVHPKFGSILASCSYDGRVILWKEGNQNEWTQAQVFDIHKSSVNSIAWAPHELGLWLACGSSDGNISVHTARADGGWDTTKIDQAHPVGVTSVSWAPSMAPGALVGSDMFEPVQKLVSGGCDNTVKVWKLYHGNWKMDCFPALHMHSDWVRDVAWAPNLGLPKSTIASASQDGTVIIWTVAKEGDQWEGKVLNDFKTPAWRVSWSLTGNILAVADGNNNVTLWKEAVDGEWQQVTTVEP, from the coding sequence ATGCCTCCCCAGAAGATTGAAACGGGCCACCAAGACACCATTCACGATGTGGCCATGGATTACTATGGCAAGCGTTTGGCATCTGCATCTTCGGATACCACTATCAAGATAACTGGTGTGAGCAGCAATTCTACTTCGCAGCACTTGGCAACATTGAGTGGTCACCAAGGTCCTGTTTGGCAGGTTGCATGGGTGCACCCAAAATTTGGCTCCATCCTTGCTTCCTGCTCTTATGATGGTAGAGTGATACTTTGGAAAGAGGGTAACCAGAACGAGTGGACTCAGGCCCAAGTTTTTGATATCCACAAGTCCTCCGTCAATTCCATTGCTTGGGCTCCACATGAACTTGGCCTTTGGTTGGCCTGTGGATCATCCGATGGAAACATATCAGTCCATACTGCCAGGGCTGATGGTGGTTGGGACACTACAAAGATTGATCAAGCTCACCCTGTAGGTGTCACCTCTGTTTCATGGGCCCCTTCAATGGCTCCTGGTGCTCTTGTTGGATCTGACATGTTTGAGCCTGTCCAGAAGCTTGTTTCAGGTGGATGTGATAACACTGTGAAGGTATGGAAGCTGTACCATGGAAATTGGAAGATGGATTGCTTCCCTGCTCTTCATATGCACTCTGATTGGGTTAGGGATGTGGCTTGGGCGCCTAACTTGGGGCTTCCAAAGTCTACAATTGCGAGCGCTTCACAGGATGGAACAGTTATTATATGGACCGTAGCTAAGGAAGGTGACCAATGGGAAGGCAAAGTTTTGAACGATTTTAAGACCCCAGCTTGGAGGGTCTCATGGTCGCTGACTGGAAATATATTGGCTGTGGCAGATGGAAACAACAATGTAACATTGTGGAAAGAAGCAGTAGATGGGGAGTGGCAACAGGTGACTACTGTTGAGCCATAG